Genomic DNA from Acidimicrobiia bacterium:
TCAGCCCGGGCCGGGTCTCCGGGAGCCGTGCTCCTTCAGTCGTCGCCGACGATGAGCCGTGCGCTTCGCCCGTGAGTGAGATACGACCTGGCCCATTCGAGCAGCACCACCAACCGGTTGCGGAATCCGATGAGGAACACGAGGTGAACGAACAGCCAGGCGAGCCAGGCGGGGAAACCCGACAAGCTGATCCGGTGGATCTGGGCGATGGCGGCGCTCCGCCCCAGTGTCGCCATAGTCCCCCGATCGACGTATCGGAACGGTCCCGGAGTGTCCCCGTTGAGCCGGGCGGTGACGGACCGGGCGGCGTGGCGCCCCATCTGTATGGCAGCCGGCGCCACTCCGGCCACCGGCCGGCCGTCCTGTTCGACGTTGGCCAGGTCTCCGATGACGAAGACGTGCGGATGACCCGGAATAGAAAGATCGTCGGTCACCAGCACTCTTCCCATCTCGTCGACGGGCACATCCAGCTTCGCTCCGAGCGGTGACGCCTCAACCCCCGCCGCCCACAGGACGGTGCCGGCATCTATCCGCCGATCGCCTATCGACACGCCGTGCTCGTCGATGTCGGTCACCGGACTACCTGTGAGGACCTCGACACCCAGCTTCTCGAGCTGAGTACGGGCCTTGGCGGACAGGGCCGGCCGGTAGGACGAGAGAATCCGATCGGAACCCTCGATCAGCATGACCCTGGCCCGGCCGGGATCGATTCTGCGGAACTCGCCCATGAAGGTGTGCCGGGAAATCTCGGCTATCGCCCCGGCCAACTCCGCCCCGGTAGCGCCGCCACCGATGATCACGAAGGTCAGCAGAGCCGCTCGCCTAGTTTCGTCCGGCTCCACCTCTGCCCGTTCGAAAGCCGTGAGGAGGCGATGGCGGATGGCAAGGGCGTCGTCGACACTCTTCAAACCCGGCGCGTGTTCCGCCCACTCCTCATGCCCGAAGTAGGCATCCCGCACGCCGGTCGCCAGGATCAGGAAGTCGAACGGCACCGACTGCTGGCCGGTTGCCATCACGACCCGCCGCTCCAGGTCGATACCACTCACCTCGCCCATCAGCACCGTGGCGTTGCCCTGCTTTCGCAGGACCCGCCGGATCGGTTCGGCGATCTCGATGGCGCTCAAACCGGCCGTAGCGACCTGGTAGAGCAGCGGTTGGAACGTGTGGTGGTTGCGGCGGTCGATCAGCACAACTTCGACCGGGGCCGTTGCCAGCGCCTTGGCGGCGTGGAGGCCACCGAAACCGCCACCGACTATCACCACCCGGGGTTTCTCCATCAGCCTGAGGCTACTTATCAGGCAACTCTCGTTCGTCGCTCCCAGGTCATGCGAGGACCCGCGCCAGGGCATCGACGTCCCCCTCGTCGTTGTAGCCGGCCAGCGACACCCGAATCCGCCCTCCACGTGTTCCGCACACGATGCCGGCCGCTCGCAGCCGGGCCACGCTCCCGGCGACCGGTCGGTCCGGATGGCCCAATGAGATTATGTGAGAAGAGGCGGACGGATCGTCCAGATCCCGAAAGGGCCGCCAGCCGTGAGCTGCGACGGTCCCAACGAGCCGCCGGGCCAGCCGGCTTGCGTGTTCGCCCACAGCTTCACGGCCGAGCGGAAGCAACTGATCCAGTGCAGTCGAGAGGCCCACCACCGAGACGTAGGACATGGTCGACTGCGTATACCGCCGGGCGTCGTCGGCGAGGGGCATTCGTCTGGCGTCGAAGTCGAATGGATCGGGAGCGCCCATCCAACCCGGTAGCGGCGGGGTCCGCTCCAGTATCGAAGGCTCAATGGCTCCGATCGCAACGCCCCCATGACCGCCCAGCCACTTGTATCCGCTGCCGACCACGATGTCGGCATCCCAGTCTGCGACGTTTGTCTCTATCGCACCGGCGCCCTGAGTAGCGTCGACGACGAGCCTCGCCCCGACCGCTCTGGTTGCCAATCGGAGCCGGGGAACATCGACCAGGCTGCCGGTCGCATACTGGACGGAACCGACGGCCACCAGCGACGTTCGGTCGTTGATCGCCGCAACGATGTCTGCAGTCAGATCTGTGGCCGGGTCGTCTTCGACGAACCGGAGCCGGCACTCGTCCCGCTCGACCAGGCGCAGCCAGGGGCGTGTCACAGCCGGAAAGTCACTGCCAACCACTATCACTTCGGCCCCGGCGGGCGGCGGCAGCAGGTAT
This window encodes:
- a CDS encoding NAD(P)/FAD-dependent oxidoreductase; its protein translation is MEKPRVVIVGGGFGGLHAAKALATAPVEVVLIDRRNHHTFQPLLYQVATAGLSAIEIAEPIRRVLRKQGNATVLMGEVSGIDLERRVVMATGQQSVPFDFLILATGVRDAYFGHEEWAEHAPGLKSVDDALAIRHRLLTAFERAEVEPDETRRAALLTFVIIGGGATGAELAGAIAEISRHTFMGEFRRIDPGRARVMLIEGSDRILSSYRPALSAKARTQLEKLGVEVLTGSPVTDIDEHGVSIGDRRIDAGTVLWAAGVEASPLGAKLDVPVDEMGRVLVTDDLSIPGHPHVFVIGDLANVEQDGRPVAGVAPAAIQMGRHAARSVTARLNGDTPGPFRYVDRGTMATLGRSAAIAQIHRISLSGFPAWLAWLFVHLVFLIGFRNRLVVLLEWARSYLTHGRSARLIVGDD
- a CDS encoding aminotransferase class V-fold PLP-dependent enzyme, translated to MASVFDRSDYQTLSEGIYLNQAALGLLSNTTVASMHSFLDDVGRHGNLHMSDDDEAAFLSVLRARAARLWRTEPGRIAILSSAGELLGQIPYLLPPPAGAEVIVVGSDFPAVTRPWLRLVERDECRLRFVEDDPATDLTADIVAAINDRTSLVAVGSVQYATGSLVDVPRLRLATRAVGARLVVDATQGAGAIETNVADWDADIVVGSGYKWLGGHGGVAIGAIEPSILERTPPLPGWMGAPDPFDFDARRMPLADDARRYTQSTMSYVSVVGLSTALDQLLPLGREAVGEHASRLARRLVGTVAAHGWRPFRDLDDPSASSHIISLGHPDRPVAGSVARLRAAGIVCGTRGGRIRVSLAGYNDEGDVDALARVLA